In a single window of the Vibrio celticus genome:
- a CDS encoding DUF1840 domain-containing protein, with translation MLITFSCKAHASVTMFGEVGLQFIKMLGHSGSIPGAMDASEVPQALDNLRAAIAAEQSKPVEQENTDDDNEEEVVEAPVNIGSRAFPLVELLKAAIKDECEVMWEDGSGKRL, from the coding sequence ATGTTAATTACCTTTAGTTGTAAAGCTCATGCTAGCGTCACGATGTTTGGTGAAGTTGGCCTTCAGTTCATCAAGATGCTTGGGCATAGCGGTTCCATTCCAGGTGCTATGGATGCTTCAGAGGTTCCTCAAGCTCTGGATAATCTACGTGCTGCTATTGCAGCAGAGCAGAGCAAGCCCGTAGAGCAAGAAAATACTGATGACGACAATGAAGAAGAGGTGGTTGAAGCGCCTGTTAATATCGGTAGCCGAGCGTTCCCACTGGTTGAATTATTAAAGGCCGCCATCAAGGATGAATGCGAAGTGATGTGGGAAGACGGCAGCGGTAAACGACTGTAG